One Neisseria sicca genomic region harbors:
- a CDS encoding RpiB/LacA/LacB family sugar-phosphate isomerase — translation MRLVIAAPANGALLKDALKAHLQNDPRVGSLVDLSSSDGTYPQLSFAAAQEVAAGRADRALLICGTGVGTAIAANKIRGIRAATAHDLLTVRGSVENYDAQVLCMGQNVIAAPAAWALVDIWLDLRHDTSSSYAPKVGEIEAFERGA, via the coding sequence ATGCGTTTGGTTATTGCCGCGCCTGCCAACGGCGCACTATTGAAAGACGCGCTTAAAGCGCATTTACAAAACGATCCGCGTGTCGGCAGTCTGGTTGATTTGTCGTCATCGGACGGAACGTATCCGCAGCTTTCGTTTGCGGCGGCGCAGGAAGTGGCGGCGGGACGTGCCGACCGCGCGCTGTTGATTTGCGGTACGGGCGTGGGTACGGCGATTGCCGCCAACAAGATACGCGGCATACGGGCGGCGACGGCGCACGATTTGCTTACCGTCCGCGGCTCGGTGGAAAACTACGACGCGCAGGTGTTGTGCATGGGGCAGAATGTGATTGCCGCGCCTGCCGCTTGGGCGCTGGTGGATATTTGGTTGGATTTGCGCCACGACACAAGCAGCAGTTATGCGCCTAAGGTTGGCGAAATCGAGGCATTCGAACGCGGGGCGTAA